The Methylobacterium currus genome contains a region encoding:
- a CDS encoding MarR family winged helix-turn-helix transcriptional regulator, with protein MNSLKPVPSGVEALRLDNQLCYALYAASHRMTKCYRPLLERLGLTYPQYLVLIVLWEHDGLTVSDIGRRLRLDSGTLTPVLKRLEAAGFVRRTRRQADEREVEISLTEEGQALQDEAVAVRRSVVDTLKMSEGEIAELRGRLDALIATLGSEA; from the coding sequence ATGAACTCTCTCAAGCCTGTCCCGTCAGGTGTGGAAGCGCTGCGGCTCGACAACCAGCTCTGCTATGCGCTCTACGCGGCCTCCCACCGCATGACGAAGTGCTACCGGCCCCTGCTCGAGCGGCTGGGCCTCACCTATCCGCAGTACCTCGTGCTGATCGTGCTGTGGGAGCATGACGGGCTGACGGTCTCCGATATCGGCCGCCGCCTGCGCCTCGATTCCGGCACGCTGACCCCGGTGCTCAAGCGGCTCGAGGCCGCCGGCTTCGTGCGCCGCACCCGGCGGCAGGCCGACGAGCGCGAGGTCGAGATCAGCCTGACCGAGGAGGGCCAGGCCCTGCAGGACGAGGCGGTCGCGGTGCGCCGCTCCGTGGTCGACACCCTGAAGATGTCCGAGGGCGAGATCGCGGAGCTGCGCGGGCGCCTCGACGCGCTCATCGCCACCCTCGGCAGCGAGGCCTGA
- a CDS encoding C40 family peptidase has product MTDLPRLDPRLTPARPDLADERLRGRVEAARYVPGRPCRIARPVAPLRRAPDPAAALDSEALLGEAATVYDVRDGWAFAQLAADGYVGYLPAEALGPVDPAPTHRVSALRTFLYPAADLKRPVLGALSLGARVAVAAREGAYARLADGRFVWAGHLAPVEAIEPDVAATALRFLGTPYLWGGRSSLGLDCSGLVQTALAAAGIPAPRDSDQQEAALGGAVALSPDLAGLRRGDLVFWRGHVGMMLDETRLIHANGHHMAVAVEPLAEAEARIRAGWTGPGTGDGAIRTIRRLKPAA; this is encoded by the coding sequence ATGACCGATCTCCCCCGCCTCGACCCGCGCCTGACCCCCGCCCGGCCCGACCTCGCCGACGAGCGCCTGCGCGGCCGTGTCGAGGCGGCGCGCTACGTCCCCGGCCGGCCGTGCCGGATCGCCCGGCCCGTCGCGCCCCTGCGACGCGCGCCCGATCCGGCCGCCGCCCTCGACAGCGAGGCCCTGCTCGGCGAGGCCGCCACGGTCTACGACGTGCGCGACGGCTGGGCCTTCGCGCAGCTCGCGGCCGACGGCTATGTCGGCTACCTCCCGGCCGAGGCGCTCGGCCCCGTCGATCCGGCCCCGACGCACCGGGTCTCGGCCTTGCGCACCTTCCTCTACCCCGCCGCCGACCTGAAGCGCCCGGTCCTCGGCGCGCTCAGCCTCGGCGCCCGGGTGGCGGTGGCGGCCCGGGAGGGCGCCTATGCGCGCCTCGCCGACGGGCGCTTCGTCTGGGCCGGGCACCTCGCGCCCGTCGAGGCGATCGAGCCGGACGTCGCCGCGACGGCCCTGCGCTTCCTCGGGACGCCGTATCTCTGGGGCGGGCGCAGCAGCCTCGGGCTCGACTGCTCCGGGCTGGTGCAGACGGCGCTCGCCGCGGCCGGCATCCCCGCCCCCCGCGACAGCGACCAGCAGGAGGCCGCCCTCGGCGGGGCGGTGGCGCTCTCCCCCGATCTCGCCGGCCTGCGGCGGGGCGACCTCGTGTTCTGGCGCGGCCATGTCGGGATGATGTTGGACGAGACCCGCCTGATCCACGCCAACGGGCATCACATGGCGGTGGCGGTCGAGCCCCTGGCCGAGGCCGAGGCGCGCATCCGCGCCGGCTGGACCGGACCGGGCACGGGGGACGGGGCGATCCGCACGATCCGGCGCCTGAAGCCCGCCGCCTGA
- a CDS encoding helix-hairpin-helix domain-containing protein, with the protein MLTGSAITRALVIVVLAAGLAGLWQFLMPRATGPNLSEPPKRTEAGRSVAPPAPTSETGDQVRSVYPGPRPADPPASRAAPVAEAPPVTSPAPVPAPAPAPAPVPTPSPPPVFSPPAFTPPVETTEPAEPPAQPTAGTVDLNTASLAELNGLRGGGMIGKAIIAKRPYASPGDLLSKRVLSRATYERIKDQITVR; encoded by the coding sequence ATGCTGACCGGTTCGGCCATCACCCGCGCCCTCGTCATCGTCGTGCTGGCGGCGGGCCTCGCCGGGCTGTGGCAGTTCCTGATGCCGCGGGCCACCGGGCCCAACCTGTCGGAGCCGCCCAAGCGCACCGAGGCCGGCCGCAGCGTGGCGCCGCCCGCGCCGACGAGCGAGACCGGGGACCAGGTGCGCTCGGTCTATCCGGGCCCGCGCCCGGCCGATCCGCCGGCGTCGCGCGCAGCGCCGGTGGCGGAGGCGCCTCCCGTCACGAGCCCCGCCCCGGTGCCGGCTCCGGCGCCAGCGCCGGCACCGGTCCCGACGCCCTCCCCTCCCCCGGTCTTCAGCCCGCCGGCCTTCACCCCGCCGGTCGAGACGACAGAGCCCGCCGAGCCACCCGCGCAGCCCACGGCCGGCACCGTCGACCTCAACACCGCGAGCCTCGCGGAGCTGAACGGCCTGCGCGGCGGCGGCATGATCGGCAAGGCGATCATCGCCAAGCGGCCCTATGCCTCGCCGGGCGACCTCCTGTCGAAGCGGGTGCTGAGCCGGGCGACCTACGAGAGGATCAAGGATCAGATCACGGTGCGGTAG
- a CDS encoding DUF6428 family protein produces MDATLPPPVAVEDVSLGTLLAACDAQTAAPLVFSYEGRTIRPGYHVTEVKAGQFAALDCGGNPEAWSEIFVQLWDVIDGDRTHMNAGKFAAIIRKVSEHVGLDLSARLTFEVSDGVAPMQLHCAGHPRMAEGRLAVDLSPRAASCKPRDRWLEEQKASACCGPSTSKQPCCG; encoded by the coding sequence ATGGACGCGACCCTGCCGCCGCCGGTCGCCGTCGAGGATGTTTCGCTCGGCACGCTGCTGGCCGCCTGCGACGCCCAGACGGCCGCGCCCCTGGTGTTCTCGTACGAGGGCCGGACGATCCGCCCCGGCTACCACGTCACCGAGGTGAAGGCCGGGCAGTTCGCCGCCCTCGATTGCGGCGGCAATCCCGAGGCCTGGTCGGAGATCTTCGTGCAGCTCTGGGACGTGATCGACGGCGACCGCACGCATATGAACGCGGGCAAGTTCGCCGCGATCATCCGCAAGGTGTCCGAGCATGTCGGCCTGGACCTGAGCGCCCGCCTGACCTTCGAGGTGAGCGACGGGGTGGCTCCGATGCAGCTCCACTGCGCCGGCCACCCGCGGATGGCGGAGGGGAGGCTGGCCGTCGACCTGTCACCGCGTGCGGCGAGCTGCAAGCCGCGCGACCGCTGGCTCGAGGAGCAGAAGGCGAGCGCCTGCTGCGGCCCCTCGACCAGCAAGCAGCCTTGCTGCGGCTGA
- a CDS encoding ArsR/SmtB family transcription factor, with translation MDERQALLAFAALAQETRLRLLRHLVTAGPEGVAAGTLASEAGVSASNVSFHLKELEQAGLVASRREGRSIIYKAAYPALSGLIAFLLKDCCQGRPEVCTPAVTALTSGCGTQAGACA, from the coding sequence ATGGACGAACGTCAAGCCCTCCTGGCCTTCGCGGCCCTGGCGCAGGAAACCCGTCTGCGCCTCCTGCGCCATCTCGTGACCGCCGGCCCGGAGGGGGTGGCGGCCGGCACGCTCGCGAGCGAGGCCGGCGTGTCCGCCTCCAACGTGTCGTTCCACCTGAAGGAGCTGGAACAGGCCGGCCTCGTCGCCTCGCGGCGGGAGGGGCGCTCGATCATCTACAAGGCCGCCTATCCGGCGTTGTCCGGCCTGATCGCCTTCCTGTTGAAGGATTGCTGCCAGGGGCGGCCGGAGGTCTGCACGCCGGCGGTCACGGCCCTCACGTCCGGCTGCGGCACCCAGGCAGGAGCCTGCGCGTGA
- the arsC gene encoding arsenate reductase (glutaredoxin) (This arsenate reductase requires both glutathione and glutaredoxin to convert arsenate to arsenite, after which the efflux transporter formed by ArsA and ArsB can extrude the arsenite from the cell, providing resistance.), with amino-acid sequence MTVTLYHNPDCGTSRSTLALLRACGVEPAVIEYLRTPPSTPELVALLDRMGVPVREILRQKDTPYAAMGLGDPARTDAALHAAIQAHPILLNRPIVVTAAGAKLCRPSEVVLDLLPGRRPAMAAARDDGTAFLRDHRARGDDPDLVEALAAAGLPTADLTDPGRIVFRYTTLDRQDVGWGGFERYGADVLLRSMMVMPWCRRQGGGRNLAALLMRRAYDQGARQAYALTGGPEARAFFERLGFSACDRAAAPAAIRTTRQASGLCPASATLLTKRITF; translated from the coding sequence GTGACGGTCACCCTCTACCACAACCCGGATTGCGGCACCTCGCGCAGCACCCTCGCGCTCCTGCGGGCCTGCGGCGTCGAGCCGGCGGTCATCGAGTACCTTCGCACGCCGCCCTCCACGCCGGAGCTGGTCGCCCTGCTCGACCGCATGGGCGTGCCGGTGCGCGAGATCCTCCGCCAGAAGGACACGCCCTACGCGGCCATGGGCCTGGGCGATCCGGCCAGGACCGACGCCGCGCTGCACGCCGCGATCCAGGCGCACCCGATCCTGCTCAACCGACCGATCGTGGTCACGGCGGCGGGTGCGAAGCTCTGCCGTCCCTCGGAGGTGGTGCTGGACCTCCTCCCGGGACGGCGGCCCGCCATGGCCGCGGCCCGCGACGACGGCACGGCCTTTCTCCGGGACCATCGGGCCCGCGGCGACGACCCCGACCTGGTGGAGGCCCTGGCGGCGGCCGGCCTGCCCACGGCCGACCTCACCGATCCCGGCCGCATCGTCTTCCGCTACACCACGCTCGACCGCCAGGACGTCGGCTGGGGCGGGTTCGAGCGCTACGGCGCCGACGTGCTGCTGCGCTCCATGATGGTGATGCCCTGGTGTCGCCGGCAGGGCGGCGGGCGCAACCTGGCCGCCCTGCTGATGCGGCGGGCCTACGATCAGGGCGCACGCCAGGCCTACGCGCTGACCGGTGGCCCGGAAGCCCGCGCCTTCTTCGAACGGCTGGGCTTCTCGGCCTGCGACCGCGCGGCGGCCCCGGCCGCCATCCGGACCACGCGCCAGGCGAGCGGGCTGTGCCCGGCCTCGGCCACGCTGCTGACCAAGCGCATCACCTTCTGA
- the arsB gene encoding ACR3 family arsenite efflux transporter, translating to MSTFERYLTLWVALCIVAGVALGHAMPGFFHLVGAAEIAKVNLPVAVLIWLMVVPMLLRIDFAALGQVGRHWRGIGITLLVNWAVKPFSMALLGWLFVGWLFKPLLPADQIDSYIAGLIILAAAPCTAMVFVWSNLTRGEPHFTLSQVALNDSIMVVAFAPIVGLLLGLSSITVPWSTLVLSVVLYIVVPVIVAQLVRRSLLASGGQAALDRLLNTLGPVSLVALLATLVLLFGFQGEQILAQPLIIALLAVPILIQVYLNAGLAYLLNRLAGEQHCVAGPSALIGASNFFELAVAAAISLFGFHSGAALATVVGVLIEVPVMLTVVWIVNRSQGWYERGALRRGAALEPASRDA from the coding sequence ATGTCCACCTTCGAGCGCTACTTGACCCTGTGGGTCGCCCTCTGCATCGTCGCCGGCGTCGCGCTCGGCCATGCGATGCCGGGATTCTTCCACCTGGTCGGCGCGGCCGAGATCGCCAAGGTCAACCTGCCGGTGGCTGTGCTGATCTGGCTGATGGTCGTCCCGATGCTGCTCAGGATCGATTTCGCCGCGCTCGGCCAGGTCGGCCGGCACTGGCGCGGGATCGGGATCACCCTCCTGGTCAACTGGGCGGTCAAGCCGTTCTCGATGGCGCTGCTCGGCTGGCTGTTCGTCGGCTGGCTGTTCAAGCCCCTCCTGCCGGCGGACCAGATCGACAGCTACATCGCCGGCCTCATCATCCTGGCCGCCGCGCCCTGCACCGCCATGGTGTTCGTCTGGTCGAACCTGACCCGGGGCGAGCCGCATTTCACGCTGAGCCAGGTCGCGCTCAACGACAGCATCATGGTGGTGGCCTTCGCCCCCATCGTCGGCCTGCTGCTCGGCCTGTCCTCGATCACCGTCCCGTGGTCCACCCTGGTGCTCTCGGTGGTGCTCTACATCGTCGTTCCGGTGATCGTGGCGCAACTCGTGCGGCGCAGCCTGTTGGCCTCCGGCGGGCAGGCGGCCCTCGACCGGCTGCTGAACACCCTCGGCCCGGTCTCGCTCGTCGCCCTGCTCGCCACGCTGGTGCTGCTGTTCGGCTTCCAGGGCGAGCAGATCCTGGCGCAGCCGCTGATCATCGCCCTCCTGGCCGTGCCGATCCTCATCCAGGTCTACCTCAATGCCGGGCTGGCCTACCTGCTCAACCGCCTGGCCGGGGAACAGCACTGCGTCGCCGGCCCCTCGGCGCTGATCGGGGCCAGCAACTTCTTCGAGCTGGCGGTGGCCGCGGCGATCAGCCTGTTCGGCTTCCACTCGGGCGCGGCCCTCGCCACGGTCGTGGGCGTGCTGATCGAGGTCCCGGTGATGCTGACGGTGGTGTGGATCGTGAACCGCAGCCAGGGCTGGTACGAACGCGGCGCCCTGCGCAGGGGCGCGGCGCTCGAGCCCGCCTCCCGTGACGCCTGA
- a CDS encoding MFS transporter, producing MTPEPGGRSRLAVVSALGVVEILAWGSSFYLPAILAGPVADSTGWPLAGIVGGLTLGLLVAAFASPHVGAAIQRHGGRPVLALAACLLAAGLVTLALAPVLPVYLAGWLLLGLGMACGLYDPAFATLARLYGAAARPAITTLTLWGGFASTVCWPLSAFLVAQTGWRGACLAYAALHLLVTLPLALLFVPPAPALATTTDAHRADRPLSARERRVFLLFAGVLVLGGAIMSLVSVHLIALLQTRGVALASAVSYGALIGPAQVGARIVEMALKGRHHPLWTLTAAFGLVALGLALLAGGVPGPGLWLVLYGGGNGIYSIARGTVPLALFGPDRYPLLAGRLARPGLIAQALAPPAGAFVLTQAGAGPLWGLLLACALVNLGLIGALWRTRSPSTAPLGA from the coding sequence GTGACGCCTGAGCCGGGCGGGCGCAGCCGCCTCGCCGTCGTCTCCGCCCTGGGCGTCGTCGAGATCCTCGCCTGGGGCTCGTCCTTCTACCTGCCGGCGATCCTCGCCGGCCCGGTCGCGGACAGCACCGGGTGGCCGCTCGCCGGGATCGTCGGCGGCCTGACCCTCGGCCTCCTGGTCGCCGCCTTCGCCTCGCCGCATGTCGGCGCGGCGATCCAGCGCCATGGCGGCCGGCCGGTCCTCGCCCTGGCGGCTTGCCTGCTGGCGGCCGGCCTCGTCACCCTGGCGCTCGCGCCTGTCCTGCCGGTCTACCTGGCCGGCTGGCTGCTCCTCGGCCTCGGCATGGCCTGCGGCCTCTACGACCCCGCCTTCGCCACGCTCGCCCGCCTCTACGGCGCGGCGGCGCGGCCGGCGATCACCACGCTGACCCTGTGGGGCGGGTTCGCCAGCACGGTATGCTGGCCGCTCTCGGCCTTCCTGGTCGCGCAGACCGGGTGGCGGGGCGCGTGCCTCGCCTATGCCGCCCTGCATCTGCTGGTCACGCTGCCGCTGGCACTCCTCTTCGTCCCGCCCGCCCCGGCACTAGCGACGACGACCGACGCCCATCGGGCGGACAGGCCGCTCTCGGCGCGCGAGCGGCGGGTGTTCCTGCTGTTCGCCGGGGTGCTGGTGCTCGGGGGGGCGATCATGTCCCTGGTGTCGGTGCACCTCATCGCCCTGCTGCAGACGCGCGGCGTCGCCCTCGCCTCGGCGGTGTCCTACGGGGCGCTGATCGGGCCGGCGCAGGTCGGCGCGCGGATCGTGGAGATGGCGCTCAAGGGCCGCCACCACCCGCTCTGGACGCTGACGGCGGCCTTCGGCCTGGTCGCCCTCGGCCTCGCGCTGCTCGCCGGCGGCGTGCCCGGCCCCGGGCTCTGGCTGGTGCTCTATGGCGGCGGCAACGGGATCTATTCGATCGCCCGGGGCACGGTGCCGCTGGCCCTGTTCGGCCCGGACCGTTACCCGCTGCTCGCCGGCCGCCTGGCGCGGCCGGGGCTGATCGCCCAGGCCCTGGCCCCGCCGGCCGGGGCGTTCGTGCTCACCCAGGCCGGCGCCGGCCCGTTATGGGGGCTGCTGCTCGCCTGCGCCCTCGTCAATCTCGGCCTGATCGGGGCGCTGTGGCGGACCCGATCGCCCTCGACCGCACCGCTCGGCGCGTGA
- a CDS encoding D-amino acid dehydrogenase, whose translation MSGQQTSFDLIVLGAGVVGTATAYWAARAGLSVCVIDRQGGAGLETSYANGGQISVSHAEPWANPSAPLKVMKWLFDAKAPLLFTPRLDRHQWSWIAGFLRNCTPERARRNTVEIVRLGAYSRAKLQEIRAAENLAYAEKTLGILHFYRDAKEFEAAKPVAELMRQHGCERRVVSRDEVLALEPAFAHAIDDVVGATYTAEDESGDARAFTQALAARTAAMGATFLYGSEATRLLLSANGDRITGVEAMVAGGHQRLTAPNVVVSLGAWSAPFLRRYGVNLAIYPAKGYSVSIPIEGHNGAPQVSLTDDEYKLVYSNLGTHLRVAGTAELSGYTRHLDAERVAAILENARRTFPNAGNFSAATAWSGLRPTTPSNVPYLGRTRIRGLVLNTGHGTLGWTMAAGSGRIAADLVTERETEIPAPMAA comes from the coding sequence GTGTCGGGACAACAGACCTCCTTCGATCTCATCGTGCTCGGCGCCGGCGTCGTCGGCACCGCCACTGCCTACTGGGCGGCGCGTGCCGGCCTGTCGGTCTGCGTGATCGACCGCCAGGGCGGGGCGGGGCTCGAGACCAGCTACGCCAATGGCGGCCAGATCTCGGTGAGCCACGCCGAGCCCTGGGCGAATCCGAGCGCCCCCCTCAAGGTGATGAAGTGGCTGTTCGACGCGAAGGCGCCGCTGCTGTTCACGCCCCGCCTCGACCGGCATCAATGGTCGTGGATCGCCGGCTTCCTGCGCAACTGCACCCCGGAGCGGGCGCGCCGCAACACCGTCGAGATCGTGCGGCTCGGCGCCTATAGCCGGGCGAAGCTCCAGGAGATCCGCGCCGCCGAGAACCTGGCCTACGCCGAGAAGACCCTCGGCATCCTGCATTTCTACCGTGACGCCAAGGAGTTCGAGGCGGCCAAGCCCGTCGCCGAGCTGATGCGCCAGCACGGCTGCGAGCGCCGGGTGGTCTCGCGCGACGAGGTGCTGGCCCTCGAGCCGGCCTTCGCCCACGCCATCGACGACGTGGTCGGCGCCACCTACACCGCCGAGGACGAGAGCGGCGACGCCCGCGCCTTCACCCAGGCGCTCGCCGCCCGCACCGCCGCGATGGGCGCGACCTTCCTGTACGGGTCCGAGGCGACGCGCCTGCTGCTCTCAGCCAACGGCGATCGCATCACCGGCGTCGAGGCGATGGTGGCGGGCGGGCACCAGCGGCTCACCGCCCCGAACGTCGTCGTCTCGCTCGGCGCGTGGTCGGCGCCGTTCCTGCGCCGCTACGGCGTGAACCTCGCGATCTACCCGGCCAAGGGCTACTCGGTCTCGATCCCGATCGAGGGCCATAACGGTGCGCCGCAGGTCAGCCTCACCGACGACGAGTACAAGCTGGTCTATTCGAACCTCGGCACCCACCTGCGGGTCGCCGGCACCGCCGAATTGTCGGGCTATACCCGCCACCTCGACGCAGAGCGGGTCGCGGCGATCCTGGAGAACGCCCGGCGCACCTTCCCGAATGCCGGCAATTTTTCCGCCGCCACCGCCTGGAGCGGCCTGCGCCCGACCACGCCCTCGAACGTGCCCTATCTCGGCCGCACCCGGATCCGCGGCCTGGTGCTCAATACCGGCCACGGCACGCTGGGCTGGACCATGGCGGCGGGCTCCGGCCGCATCGCCGCCGACCTGGTGACCGAGCGCGAGACCGAGATCCCGGCGCCGATGGCGGCGTGA
- a CDS encoding CobW family GTP-binding protein: MSDKIPVTVLTGYLGAGKTTLLNRILTEPHGKRYAVIVNEFGEIGIDNDLVVGADEEVFEMNNGCICCTVRGDLIRIMDGLMKRKGKFDAIIVETTGLADPAPVAQTFFVDQDVGEAATLDAVVTVVDAKWLSERLKDAPEAKNQVAFADVILLNKADLVDEAGLDAVERQIRAINPSAEIHRTQHCAVPLDKVLGRSAFDLARIVEIEPEFLEEGHHHHHSDEIQSISARLPGAVDPNKFMPWISDLTQVQGPDILRCKGIVSFPDEPRRFVFQGVHMILDGDLQDEWKPGDPRESRVVFIGRHLDPEAIRKGFEACRA; the protein is encoded by the coding sequence ATGTCCGACAAGATCCCCGTCACGGTGCTCACCGGCTATCTCGGCGCCGGCAAGACCACGCTCCTCAACCGCATCCTCACCGAGCCGCACGGCAAGCGCTACGCCGTGATCGTCAACGAGTTCGGCGAGATCGGCATCGACAACGACCTCGTCGTGGGTGCCGACGAGGAAGTGTTCGAGATGAACAACGGCTGCATCTGCTGCACCGTGCGCGGCGACCTGATCCGCATCATGGACGGGCTGATGAAGCGCAAGGGCAAGTTCGACGCGATCATCGTCGAGACCACCGGCCTCGCCGACCCGGCGCCGGTCGCCCAGACCTTCTTCGTCGACCAGGATGTCGGCGAGGCCGCCACCCTCGACGCGGTGGTGACGGTGGTGGACGCCAAGTGGCTGTCCGAGCGCCTGAAGGACGCGCCCGAGGCCAAGAACCAGGTCGCCTTTGCGGACGTGATCCTCCTGAACAAGGCCGACCTCGTCGACGAGGCCGGCCTCGACGCGGTGGAGCGCCAGATCCGCGCCATCAACCCCTCGGCCGAGATCCACCGCACGCAGCATTGCGCCGTGCCGCTCGACAAGGTCCTCGGCCGCAGCGCCTTCGACCTCGCCCGCATCGTCGAGATCGAGCCTGAATTCCTCGAGGAGGGGCACCATCACCACCATTCCGACGAGATCCAGTCGATCTCGGCCCGGCTCCCCGGCGCGGTCGATCCCAACAAGTTCATGCCGTGGATCTCCGACCTGACCCAGGTCCAGGGGCCCGACATCCTGCGCTGCAAGGGCATCGTGAGCTTCCCCGACGAGCCGCGCCGCTTCGTCTTCCAGGGCGTGCACATGATCCTCGACGGCGATTTGCAGGACGAGTGGAAGCCGGGCGACCCGCGGGAATCCCGCGTCGTGTTCATCGGCCGCCACCTCGATCCGGAAGCCATCCGCAAGGGCTTCGAGGCCTGCCGCGCGTGA
- a CDS encoding creatininase family protein has translation MPARPWGDLTTEECRDGALAATVAVLPVAAVEQHGPHLPLATDVVIAEGYLARVADLVPGDLDVRVLPVQTVGLSPEHTDFPGTLTLTPETALRAWTEIGDGVVRAGCTRLVIVSSHGGNSALMDLVALSLRGRHGMVAVTTAWSRFGTPPGLFPDGEVRHGIHGGGIETALMLALRPDLVRRAAIRDFVPASRAMERTYTHLRAGRPAALAWHAQDLNAAGAIGDASLGTAEAGRALLDHGARAFVDLLRDVARFSLDGPVSRRAE, from the coding sequence ATGCCGGCCCGGCCCTGGGGCGACCTGACCACCGAGGAATGCCGCGACGGCGCGCTCGCAGCCACCGTGGCGGTGCTGCCGGTCGCGGCCGTGGAGCAGCACGGCCCGCACCTGCCGCTCGCCACCGACGTCGTCATCGCGGAGGGCTACCTGGCGCGGGTCGCGGACCTCGTGCCCGGCGACCTCGACGTGCGGGTTCTGCCGGTGCAGACCGTCGGCCTGTCGCCCGAGCACACGGATTTTCCCGGCACCCTGACGCTGACGCCCGAGACGGCGCTCAGGGCCTGGACCGAGATCGGCGACGGCGTGGTGCGGGCCGGCTGCACCCGGCTCGTCATCGTCTCCTCGCATGGCGGCAACAGCGCGCTCATGGACCTCGTGGCCCTGTCGCTGCGCGGCCGGCACGGGATGGTGGCGGTCACCACCGCCTGGAGCCGCTTCGGCACGCCGCCGGGGCTGTTTCCGGACGGTGAGGTGCGCCACGGCATCCATGGCGGCGGGATCGAGACCGCCCTGATGCTGGCGCTCCGGCCCGACCTGGTGCGCCGCGCGGCGATCCGCGACTTCGTGCCGGCAAGCCGCGCGATGGAGCGCACCTACACCCACCTGCGCGCCGGCCGCCCGGCCGCCCTTGCCTGGCACGCGCAGGACCTCAACGCGGCCGGCGCCATCGGCGATGCGAGCCTCGGGACGGCGGAGGCCGGCCGCGCCCTCCTCGATCACGGCGCCCGGGCCTTCGTCGACCTTTTGCGCGACGTCGCCCGCTTCAGCTTGGACGGACCGGTCTCGCGCCGGGCGGAGTGA
- a CDS encoding MarR family winged helix-turn-helix transcriptional regulator, producing MATGEQALAVDAPRRAAKRLRPPGAKSVGWALMQAARLHRGRIGDRLAELDLFAGQEQVVQALAAAGTMTMGDLAATLRVRPPTASKTITRLAAMGVVERRTEAGDGRIVRVRLTESGLAKAAAIEGIWDEVEAEMLEGFDNKERRRLRKLLRRAARNLAEAAGLEAHESDAEAEDDLDGGLDGADAGRDMD from the coding sequence ATGGCAACGGGCGAGCAGGCTTTGGCCGTGGACGCGCCGCGCCGGGCGGCCAAGCGCCTCCGGCCCCCCGGCGCCAAGAGCGTCGGCTGGGCCCTGATGCAGGCGGCGCGCCTCCATCGCGGCCGCATCGGCGACCGCCTGGCGGAACTCGATCTCTTCGCCGGCCAGGAGCAGGTGGTGCAGGCGCTGGCCGCCGCCGGCACCATGACCATGGGCGATCTCGCCGCCACCCTGCGGGTGCGCCCGCCCACCGCCTCGAAGACCATCACGCGGCTCGCCGCCATGGGGGTGGTCGAGCGCCGGACCGAGGCCGGGGACGGCCGCATCGTCCGGGTGCGCCTGACCGAGTCGGGCCTGGCCAAGGCCGCGGCGATCGAGGGCATCTGGGACGAGGTCGAGGCCGAGATGCTGGAAGGCTTCGACAACAAGGAGCGCCGGCGCCTGCGCAAGCTCCTGCGCCGCGCCGCCCGCAACCTCGCCGAGGCCGCCGGCCTCGAGGCGCACGAGTCCGACGCCGAGGCGGAGGACGATCTCGACGGCGGGCTCGACGGCGCCGATGCCGGCCGGGACATGGATTGA